Genomic window (Mycolicibacterium smegmatis):
GACGGGCGTGATCTCGGGGGTGGCTTCGGTGTCGACGCTTGTGACGACGCAGTCGATGTCGTGTGGCTCCAGGCCGTCCTCCCCGGCGAAGATGTAGATCATCCGGTGTTCGCCAGGTTGAAGATCGACGGTGGTGGCGCCGTTGTTCTCAAAGGTGTCGTTCGCGCCGGGCGATGCTTGCAACACCTTGGCCATCGAATAGCCGCCGAAACTGATGGCGACGAGCCCTGCCACGATCAGCGCGGCTCCGATCACGAACCAGGCCTTACGAGGTGGTTGTTTTCCCGTCGCCGGCGGGCCGGCACCATACTGCGGCTGCCCCCACTGCTGTGGCGCCGGAGGCGGGTATTGGGTCTGGTCCCACGGCTGCCGTTGGTCCCACGTCGGTGGCGGCTCGGTCGACATCCTCGGCTCCTCTCATCGGCCGATCTGGACCTGACCATGGATGATCCCTGCGGTCACCTAGGAACATAACTCTGCCAATGCCGTCGCTGAGCCACTTTTCAGCAACGGGATTGGGATGTCTTTGACAACGCGAAAACACAACGGCCCCCTCCTTTTTGGAGGGGGCCGTTGTGATGCGGAGGTATTACTTACTCGTCTCCGCCACCTTCGCCGCCTTCGCCGGCGTTGTCGGTGGTGGAGCTGGTAGCGGGCTTTGACGTCTTACCCTTGTTGAAGATCTTGCCAAGGGTGTTGATGCCCTTCTTGACGTCCTGCTCCAGCTTCTCCCAACCGTTGGCGGATGACGACTTGCGGCCGCCGGGCGACAGGATCACGCCCGGCGTGAACTTGTTGCCGTCCTTGGTGACCGCTTCTGGCTTGGTGTTCGACTTGGCCGCGCTGCCGCCGGTCTCGTCCTCGCCACCCTCAGGATCAGTCACGCCACCCGTGGTGTCACCGGTATGTCCAACCGACTCGGTAATGTCGCCCGAGCTATCCAGGCCGACCTCGCCACCCTTGACGACCTCGACCTTTTCCAGCGTCGTGCTGTTCTCCAACTTTCCGGAATCCGGCTTTGCACTGTCGATGTCGATGAGGGTGCCGGTACCGGTACTCGTAGAGGACGGGTCGGTATCGAGAGTCTGGGACAGCGCTGAGGCGCTCTTGCCGAAAACCGTCAGGCCACCGAGGAGTCCCCCAACGAGCCCGCCGGTGTCACCCGTAGTGTCCTGCTTCGTGCTGGATTTCAGGAAGCTCTGGTTCTCCTGTTCCTGGTCCCCTTCGTCTTCCTGGTCCTCGTCGTCTTCCACGACACCGCCCGGCGTCGGAGTCACGGTTCCCTGGATGATCGCATCGACGACATAGTTGATGGCACCGACGAAGCCTGCGTTGCCGCCGTACTCCGCCAAGAAGGCAGTGGTGATGCCCGCGACGAACGTATCGGGGAACGCCGTGTTCACGCCCCCGACGACGAGCGCCTGAATTGTCCCTACCGGGTCGAAGATCAGAGCCAGAACTTCCTCTGGGACACCGGCATCGCCGAGGATGTACTGGGCGGTGCCGATGAACCCCGTCTCGAAGAAGTAGTTGTCGACCAGGACGTTGGGTCCGAGGGCCTCATCGATCAGCAGGTACGGGACGCCGACGAATCCCGCCGGGCATACCGCGTCGTCATCTTCCGCGCAGTTGTTCGGGTTTTCCGGATCTCCGGTGACCTTGCCGCCAAAGCCCTGGAAGAAAGCATCGGAGATCTGCTGCAGCGAGGCCAGCAGCTTGAGCTGCTCAACCGTCATCGTCTGAGTTCCGGGCGCCGGCGCGACCGACGCGATCTTCACCTCTTCGTTCGGGACGAACAAAGCCGGTGTGGCGGCAACTAGCGCACCCGCGCTGATCAGTGCTGCGCCAGTAGTGACGAGCGGACGAACTGCCATCTGTTCTATGCCCCCTAGCTAAGGTCGGGTGACCAGTTTCTGAGAGATATTCAGCGGTACTTGCGTACTACTGAGAAGTTCCTGAGAACTTTAAGCTGCGGTTTGCCCCATCGCAAGCGAAACTCCTGACGAGAATTAGCCGAAGGCGCATCCGTCAGCGCTTCCATCACAGGAGCTTCTGCCATGCATCCAGTGATAACCGCCCACTAACGAAAGGTGAGTGGGCAGCCACTTTGTTACGACGTCGCCCGGGCGCGACAAGCCAGGCTGTCGAAACCCGCACGTGAGATCAGGTGTCAGCTGTTTGCCTACAGACAGTTGGAGGGCCATCGATCACCATTGACCTGGAAACTCATCTGCTCACCGCACCTCAGAGCAGTTGCCATCGACCCGAACACGTACCCGCGTGCCATTGCCCCGTCGCCGCGACACCTGGGACAAACCACCCAGGCAGAAACACACCGCACAACCCGACAGGCCGCCCCGGAACCGGCGCGTCGCGCCGATCACGTTGCAATCACCCTGCCGTTCACTGAATGGTCACCACATTGAGTCGGCCGACGATTCAGTGCAATTGCTGATCCCGCGACACCCGAGCGGTGCAAACGGCATATACGCGGCTCACCCTGAGAGCAGGCTGAGAGATTCTCAGTTTTCGCCGGACTCTACGTCCGGACCGATTCAGCGGACGTGGCGGGCCGCTTCGGCGTCATCCGGCCTGGCAGCTCGCGGGGCCCAGCAACCACGTTCCTCACCAGGTTCTGTCCAGGACAGTCCTGAGCTCAAGAACCGCGGAGGCGATTCGACCTGACCGATACCCGCGCCGGTGCTATGCCGGAGCCAAGTCTGTGCTGTACAACGACTTTCCGGTGGCGTCGCGCAGGTTGACCGTCAGCACCCGGGTGTCAGAGTCGATGTGCACCTCACCGAAGTGCTGGAATCCCTCGGCCGGCGAGGTGTTCTCCACCTCGGGCGCGTGGACGAACTCGTAGCGAGGCCCGAACGTGCCGTCGAGTGGGCTTTGCGGGAACGCTCCGGCGTTCAGCGGCCCGGAGACGAATTCCCAGAACGGCGTGAAGTCGCCGAACGCAGCCCGATCCGGGTGATACGAGATCGCCGCGGTGTAGTGGACGTCGGCGGTGAGGTAGACGATGTTCCGCACATCCTTGGTCGCGGACAGGATCCGGGAGAACGCGATCTCCCGTCCCAGCGGACGCCCGTTGTCACCCTGCGCGACGGCCTCCATCGACGCGGGCCCCTGCTCGGGGTTGGTCGCTTTGTCCGGGACCACGATGCTGATCGGCAGATCGTTGGCGACGATCTTCCACGCGGCCGTCGAGTTCTTCAGACCGTTGATGAGCCACTGCGTCTGCTCGCGCCCCAGGATCCCGTCGTCATCCGACGTGGCCCACGCCTGCGGGTTCGGGTTCTTGTAGGTGCGCATGTCGAGCACGAACACGTCGAGCAGCGGCCCGTAGGACACCTTGCGGTACAGGCGGCCGTCGACCGCTTCGGACGGGTCCACAGGCTGCCATTCGCGCCACGCCTGGTACGCGTAGCCGGCGAGTTTGTCGACGTCGGTTTCCGTGTAACCCGCACGCCCCTGGCCCACCAGCGACTCGTGCGGGAACCAGTTGTTGATCACCTCGTGGTCGTCCCACTGGATCAACTGCGGCACAGTGGCATTGAAGCGCCGGTAGTGCTGGTCGGTGAGGTTGTAGGCGTAGTTCCCGCGATAGTCGGCAAGTGTCTGCGCCACATGATCCTTGGCCGGGTCGGTGAGGTTGACGTACATACCGCCGTCGTTTCGTTTCTGCGTCTCCGGCACGGGACCGTCGGCATAGATCGCGTCACCGGAGTGAATGAAGAAGTCCGGGTTGCGGTCGGCCATCGCACCGAAGATTGACATCCCGCCCTGCTTGTTGATGCCCCAGCCTTGTCCGACGACGTCACCGCCCCACACAAATGTGATGTCCTGTGCTTGTGTGGGAACGGTTTTGAACACGCCGGTCACCGGTTCCGAGGTGGCGCCGTCCTCGCCTTCCAGGGTGACGCGGTAGTGCACGGTCTGCCCCGGCTCCAGGCCTGTGATGCGCACGCGCCCGGTGCCGTCGGACTCCGGGGTCAGTTGCGGGCCCTCGATGCGATTCGGATTCGAGAATGATTCGGTGGCAGCGGTTTCGACGATCATTCGTGCAGGCTCATCCGCACGTGCCCACACCAGCGCACCGTCGGGGCGGGGATCTCCGGTGGCGACGCCGTGGGTCAGCCGCGGCCGGTTGGCGATCAGACCGGTGCTCGACGGCGCGCTGCTCGGCGTGCCGCACGCCGCGGCGGGCACCAGCAGCGCCCCGGCCAGGGACGCGCGCAGCAGGGTACGACGAGAGATGATCAGACGGTCGGTGTCAGGCATGCGCGTCAGCCT
Coding sequences:
- a CDS encoding alkaline phosphatase D family protein, with product MPDTDRLIISRRTLLRASLAGALLVPAAACGTPSSAPSSTGLIANRPRLTHGVATGDPRPDGALVWARADEPARMIVETAATESFSNPNRIEGPQLTPESDGTGRVRITGLEPGQTVHYRVTLEGEDGATSEPVTGVFKTVPTQAQDITFVWGGDVVGQGWGINKQGGMSIFGAMADRNPDFFIHSGDAIYADGPVPETQKRNDGGMYVNLTDPAKDHVAQTLADYRGNYAYNLTDQHYRRFNATVPQLIQWDDHEVINNWFPHESLVGQGRAGYTETDVDKLAGYAYQAWREWQPVDPSEAVDGRLYRKVSYGPLLDVFVLDMRTYKNPNPQAWATSDDDGILGREQTQWLINGLKNSTAAWKIVANDLPISIVVPDKATNPEQGPASMEAVAQGDNGRPLGREIAFSRILSATKDVRNIVYLTADVHYTAAISYHPDRAAFGDFTPFWEFVSGPLNAGAFPQSPLDGTFGPRYEFVHAPEVENTSPAEGFQHFGEVHIDSDTRVLTVNLRDATGKSLYSTDLAPA